The proteins below come from a single Peromyscus eremicus chromosome 22, PerEre_H2_v1, whole genome shotgun sequence genomic window:
- the Ston1 gene encoding stonin-1 — translation MCSTNPGSWVTFDDDPAFQSSQAKAKDFPLETQGVCRPNGLKLSLPGLRDLPSASSSTSSTPLSSPMVDFYFSPGPPSNSPLSTPTKDFPGFPGIPKAGTHVLYPIPECSSSSPPSTAGPPLSLTKPPCLPHASLPSDHSCTPLTPKAGLEDDASPQRALSEALQFEYFREDCSFSNPFWKDEGSSSQLSFDSPASRKPFSSRDKEVPIDQKSLNQCSLSYICERLEHLQSAETQDPLGNASMQSPYAGDTASSFVPHTLFRSQPKAGWSFMLRIPEKKNMMSSRQWGPIFLKVLPGGILQMYYEKGLEKPFKEFQLDPHCRLSEPKLENFSMAGKIHTVKVEHVSYSEKRKYHSKTEVVHEPDIEQMLKLGSTEHGDFLEFLTTVEEELIKLPAVAKPRKNYEEQEIYLDIVDNFWGKVTKEDGKLVESAVITQICCLCFVNGTAECFLTLNDLELQKRDQCYFEKEPEKRGIDILNYHFHTCVKAEEFEQSRIIKFIPLDACRFELMRFKTSYEGGELPFSVKSIVAVQGAYVELQAFVNMTPGAQKSPSASSSRCCDNIMIHFPVPAQWIKALWTRNLQRQKSLKAKMNRRACLGSLQEPESEPVIQVTVGSAKYESAYRAVVWKIDRLPDKNSSPDQPHSLSYKLELGSDQEIPSDWYPFATVQFSMPETSASGTEVRSLGVESDVQPQKHTSQRACYNIQVEIEKKWIQIDGEDPDKAGGCVTQ, via the exons ATGTGTTCTACAAACCCAGGCAGCTGGGTCACCTTCGATGATGACCCCGCTTTTCAGTCTTCTCAGGCGAAGGCGAAGGATTTCCCTCTGGAGACCCAAGGTGTTTGCAGACCAAACGGACTGAAGCTGAGCCTGCCCGGCCTCAGGGACCTCCCGAGCGCTTCCTCCTCCACTAGCAGCACCCCGCTATCCTCTCCCATGGTCGACTTTTACTTCAGCCCGGGACCCCCAAGCAACTCTCCTCTCTCTACACCCACCAAAGACTTCCCGGGGTTCCCTGGCATCCCTAAAGCAGGGACTCACGTGCTTTATCCTATTCCAGAATGTTCTTCAAGCAGCCCCCCCTCAACAGCGGGTCCTCCGTTATCGCTTACGAAGCCACCCTGCTTACCCCATGCGTCATTACCCAGTGACCACTCATGCACCCCACTGACCCCCAAAGCTGGTCTTGAAGATGACGCCAGCCCTCAGCGGGCCCTCAGCGAGGCTCTGCAGTTCGAGTATTTTCGAGAGGACTGTTCTTTCTCCAACCCATTTTGGAAGGATGAAGGTAGTAGTTCTCAGCTCTCCTTTGACTCCCCGGCAAGCAGAAAGCCGTTCTCATCGAGGGACAAGGAAGTACCCATTGATCAAAAAAGCCTAAACCAGTGCTCACTTAGCTACATCTGTGAGAGGCTTGAACACCTGCAGTCAGCTGAGACCCAAGACCCTCTTGGAAACGCGTCTATGCAGAGTCCGTATGCTGGAGACACAGCCTCTTCTTTTGTCCCCCACACGCTCTTCCGGAGTCAGCCCAAAGCTGGGTGGTCCTTCATGCTGAGGATTCCCGAGAAGAAGAACATGATGTCTTCCAGGCAGTGGGGACCCATTTTCCTGAAGGTTCTGCCAGGAGGGATTCTGCAGATGTATTATGAGAAGGGGCTGGAAAAACCGTTCAAAGAGTTCCAGCTCGATCCACATTGCAGACTTTCTGAACCCAAACTGGAGAACTTCAGCATGGCGGGGAAAATCCACACTGTGAAGGTGGAGCATGTGTCTTACTCAGAGAAAAGGAAGTACCATTCCAAGACGGAGGTGGTTCACGAGCCTGACATAGAACAGATGCTAAAGTTGGGGTCCACGGAGCACGGTGACTTCTTGGAGTTCCTGACCACTGTGGAGGAGGAGCTGATAAAGCTGCCCGCTGTTGCAAAACCAAGGAAGAATTACGAGGAACAAGAAATTTACCTGGACATCGTGGACAACTTTTGGGGTAAAGTAACCAAAGAAGATGGGAAATTGGTTGAAAGTGCCGTGATAACTCAaatctgctgcctctgctttgTGAATGGGACGGCGGAATGTTTTTTAACcttgaatgaccttgaactccagaaaCGAGATCAATGCTATTTTGAGAAAGAACCAGAAAAAAGGGGGATTGATATTCTTAACTACCATTTCCATACATGTGTGAAAGCTGAGGAATTTGAACAGTCCAGAATCATTAAGTTCATACCTCTGGATGCTTGCCGGTTTGAGCTGATGCGTTTCAAAACCTCGTATGAAGGGGGTGAGCTTCCCTTTTCTGTGAAGTCCATAGTGGCTGTCCAGGGGGCATATGTGGAACTTCAGGCCTTTGTCAACATGACCCCGGGGGCTCAGAAGTCACCCTCTGCCAGTTCCTCAAGGTGCTGTGACAATATCATGATTCACTTTCCTGTCCCAGCCCAATGGATCAAGGCCCTCTGGACCAGGAACCTTCAGAGGCAGAAGTCTCTGAAAGCCAAAATGAACCGTCGGGCATGTCTGGGGAGTTTACAGGAACCTGAATCCGAACCTGTCATTCAGGTCACCGTGGGGTCAGCGAAATACGAGAGTGCCTACCGGGCTGTGGTGTGGAAGATAGATCGACTTCCAGACAAAAACTCAA GTCCCGATCAGCCTCATAGTCTGTCATACAAACTTGAACTTGGATCAGACCAGGAGATTCCCTCAGATTGGTATCCATTTGCTACTGTCCAGTTTTCAATGCCTGAAACCTCTGCCTCGGGGACGGAGGTGAGGTCTCTAGGAGTAGAGAGTGACGTGCAGCCTCAGAAACACACGTCTCAGCGGGCTTGCTACAACATCCAG GTTGAAATAGAAAAGAAGTGGATCCAGATAGATGGAGAAGACCCAGATAAAGCCGGTGGCTGTGTGACTCAGTAG